The following DNA comes from Tunturibacter psychrotolerans.
CTGCGGGAGGAACCCTGCAGTTCGACACTAGCGTCGATGGCCTCAAGGAACTCAAGGCCGCCAAGGTCTCTGACGAAGTGATCAAGGTGATGATTAATCCCGCTCCCCCCGCTGCCCCAGTCGTCGTCGCCGCCACTCCCATCTCGAACGACCCTGGCCTCCCACCCCCGGAGGTTGGCGTCTACTGGAAGAACAGCAACGCATTCGTTCTCATCGAGGGACAGGCAATCAGCCAGGCAAAGGTCGGCGGCAAGGCCGGCAGCATGTTTACCTACGGCATGCGCAACGAACATTGGGACGCCTACCTGAACGGCCCGCAATCGAAGAACGTCATCAATGACCGGCAGCCCGTCTTCTTTCTCTACGTCCCTGATGGTGCCAGCGCATCCGACTTCGTCCTGATCATCCTCGAAAAGAAAGGGAACCGCAGGGAATTTCAGATAGGAAGCTTCGGCGGTATCACTGGCGGCAAATCAGGCGTCAAGCGGGACAAGGAGGTCGCCTTCACCGCGGAGCACGCAGGAATCAGGACCTACAAGATCAAGCTCGACGCAGCCATCAAGCCAGGAGAATACGCCTTCTTCATGGGCACAGGCCAGCAGGCAACCATGGCCGGGGGTTCCACAGGAGGAGCCAGGTCGGGTGGCGCCGCCGCCGGAAGGGTCTACGATTTCAGAATTCCGGAGTGACCCGGGAACTCTTGCCGGGTGCCCCATATCTCGATTCTGAAGTGTGGGCCTTCGAGCAAAGCTCGAAGGCCCACATCCTGAACCAGCCAGCGCTCGTTCCCAAAAATAAATTCAGAATCCGTGTCACATCTTTCATCGCCACAAACGGTGACTGCTTAATCACCACATCCACCACGCAAAAACACCACAACCACACCACAAAACCACCACATCAAAACACTCCAATTTCTCAAAAACCAATAGGTTGAGATTGGCTTGACGCAGTTGCGTCAGACGCATAATTGATATAAGCACTATGCATTGGACTTATAGCTCGTGCGGTCGTCATATGGGTCACAGGCGCTGCGGAAAGCGGCCGCAAAGGAGAATGTCATGGCAAAGATTGCAATCGTAACGGGAGCGTCACGCGGGATCGGCAGAGAGATTGCCAAGCGCTTGGCGAAGGATGGCTTTTCAGTCGTCGTCAACTGCGCGTCAACCGTGCGGCGCTGCCGATACTTCGCAAGCAAGGCATCGGCCTCGTTCTTTGGATCGGAAGCACCAGCACTCGCGGTGGCACGCCTCCGTATCTTGCACCGTACTTTGCGGCTAAGGCCGGTATGGACGCGCTTGCCGTGAGCTATGCGGGAGAACTTGCTCGTTGGAACATCGAGACTTCCATCATCGTTCCCGGCGCCTACACTTCGGGCACAAATCACTTTGCCCATGCGGGCCATCCGGAAGACCAGGCACGGCTAGCTGAGTATGAAAATGGGCCGACAACAGGACTCGACAGGGAGATCATGACCGGCTTACAGAGTGTTTCGCCTGCTGGCGCCGATGTGATCGAGGTCGCGAAAGCAGTTGTGCAGGTGGTAGACCTGCCTTTTGGCACTCGCCCTTCCGCGTACATATCGACTCCGCGGATGACGGCGCTCACGTCGTCAACGCCGTTGCCGACCGGATTCGCGTGGAGTTCTTTCACAACATCGGCCTAAAGGATTTGCTAAAGCCGTCCAGCGCATCGAGCAGCAAATCTTGAGCGGAAAGCCAACTGGTTTGGGCACGAGCAGCCGGGACCAATTGCAGGATATGGCTAGCCACAACCATCTGAAAGCTTCGCACTTTTTCAAGGGAGCAGTTGTGGCTGGATCGTCTGCATCGGCAGGAGGAACAAATGTCATATCGCTACAGAATCACGATTGAAACACTCGGCTCTCGGACCTCGCATGGCGAGGATGAGGCGAGTTTGCAGTTCTGCACCGACAATCACGACAACTTACTTGAGATTGTGGAGGCAATTCGATCGAAACGCCTGCTCGACAAGGACAAGTCTGCATCGTTGGCGATCGGCCTCAAACTTTTCAGCGAGGTCATTCTTGAAATGAGAAAAAACCAGATGTTCGCACCGCTTGTGCTTCCGATTCGCAACTTCATTGAGCAACTGAAGCGTGTGAAGGTCGAAGACAGAACTGGCAGGCCCTAACCGTGCTGCTCGTGGCTGACAAAAAGAACAGTTATACAAGTATTAAATTGCATCGACGGCAGAAAAGGCCTTTCTAACCATCTGCCGGTACCTCTATTGTGACCTTAGCACGACAGACGTTGAGACGATGCCAATGCTCGTCAGCCACAACCGTGGCCTGACTATCGGCATCTGGGCAATGTGCAAGCTACGTAGCAAATCTCAAACGGGGTATATGCATAAGCCTTCTCCGTCCGATTTCTTAAGAAGTAACGCGCTTGCTCGCGAGTGAGCCAGTTTCCCGCTCGCGAGCCGAGTTGCTTGACGCCCTGACTCGTCGAATCCCAGCAGCAAGTTCCGGAGTCAACAGGCCTGAATCCGCCGCTTCGTAGGCGAACCGCCTCACCGCGGCGAGTCTCTGATTGATCGTTCCTGCGGCCAATCCGAACGCCTCTAAGTGGAGTCGAAACCGCAGAACGACGGTTCGATTCAATGCCAATCTCGCTTCGGAACAATACCAGGTGATGATTGCTCCATTGCGAACCTATAGTTGCGTCTTGAGCGTGGGGAACTCAGGCTATTCAATACTGAGGATTTTGCGTGATCGAGACCCGGCAGGCGTAGACGATCTTTCGGGAAGCCGGCTTCTTGATCCTTTTGGGCATACGAGCGGCCTCCTGCGCCGCAGACATGCCCAACACTTTATGCGGTCTTACGCGCCAAAACATATGGGGCTCAATGAGTGCAAAGGTGATTTTGCGTCATTTAAGAAACTAGAACCTAATGAGCACCACGCGAGCGAAAAGTCGATTCATCCTCATAAGTGCGTCCCACTATCGTGGCGGTTCCTCTATATCCATACGATTTTTTTGAACGTCGTGACTGGTGCTATGTGGCTACTGAGGCAAGAGTCTCGGTCTCAATCTCCAAGTTGTTCTTGGCCGATTGGATGTTTAATCCGTTCGCACTACTCTGGCAAACTGTCGCCTTCCTCTTCAACATCGTCCATAGGGTACGGTAGATCTTCTCAACTGCTGGCCGGCGATAGTCCCAGCGCGGATCCTTCTCCGGAACCAGCACTGCCATCGTCGCATTCGCTTCAAACAGCAGAACCTCTCCTTTTTCACTCAGTCCGAAGTCGATCCCGCCGTAGTCAAGGCGAAGCGTCTCCTGAATTTGCTGCAGGGCCGCCATGGCACATTCGCCCAGAACCCCGCGTATGTCTGTCAGGAAATCAGCATCCTCCGCCCGATGCTCGGGAAAATCGGCCATATCGGCGCTGAAGTAATGGATCTTCCAGTCGCCGGAGATGGCAACGTGCAGCGGATAGATTTGTCCGTCGATCATCATCACGCGGTATTTGCGCGATTTACCATCGGCCCCACGTGCGTCGAGGTACTGAATCACGAACAGGTCGTCTCCCGGAAGCTCACTCACCGCAGCCGGCAACTCCTCGAGCGTTTCAACCCGTATGAAGTTCTCCCCACCGTGAAAGCCTGGCGTGCGCAAGAGAAGGGGAAAGCGAAAGTCGAGCGAAGCCAGCGTCGCTGCGGCTTGTGGAGCCAAAAGCTGCTCTCGCGAGAGAGTTCTGGTCCGCGCCGTCACCACACCCGGGACATCAGACAGACGTTGAGCGATCTCGCACCGCCCCG
Coding sequences within:
- a CDS encoding DUF3861 domain-containing protein, whose product is MSYRYRITIETLGSRTSHGEDEASLQFCTDNHDNLLEIVEAIRSKRLLDKDKSASLAIGLKLFSEVILEMRKNQMFAPLVLPIRNFIEQLKRVKVEDRTGRP